One genomic segment of Labilibaculum sp. DW002 includes these proteins:
- a CDS encoding OmpP1/FadL family transporter gives MKTTTKIIFSALFVLAGIFSTQPVKATDGYFGVGYGAQNKGLAGAGIAWYKNSLINGNPAGHVFLGKQYQVGVGFFNPNREYTVTGNPSPRPAFGLAPGTVESDSKIFFIPNFGANWMLNEKSSFSVAMYGNGGMNTDYPTMTFGDTSSETTGVDLGQMFVGLTYSRKIAEKHSFGVTAIAAYQYFEAKGLGAFGQNGMSSDMTKLTDNGHDNAFGVGFKLGYLGQLSEKLSIGASYQTMVYMSEFDDYAGLFAEQGDFNIPSTWTVGLAYQANENWVFAADFKRINYKDVASVSNKMRTPMDPAFTPLGSDKGAGFGWEDINVIKVGAEYAGIDTWTLRAGYSHCDQPIKKSEVLFNILAPGIIEDHITIGCSKAIGDSGKALHLALVYAMPASVKGYNPMDFDAAQAMQGNMVPNQTIELEMNQIEVEIAFTF, from the coding sequence ATGAAAACGACTACTAAAATTATTTTTTCAGCCTTATTTGTACTAGCTGGAATTTTTTCGACTCAACCTGTTAAGGCAACGGATGGGTATTTTGGAGTGGGATATGGCGCTCAAAATAAAGGTTTAGCTGGAGCAGGTATTGCTTGGTACAAAAACTCGTTAATTAACGGTAATCCTGCAGGTCATGTATTTCTTGGAAAACAGTACCAAGTAGGTGTTGGTTTTTTTAACCCCAATCGTGAATATACTGTAACAGGAAATCCGTCTCCACGACCAGCATTTGGCTTGGCACCGGGGACTGTCGAAAGTGACAGTAAAATTTTCTTTATCCCTAATTTCGGTGCTAACTGGATGCTTAATGAAAAAAGTAGCTTTTCTGTAGCAATGTATGGTAATGGTGGTATGAATACGGATTATCCTACAATGACTTTTGGTGATACAAGTTCTGAAACTACTGGTGTAGATCTTGGGCAAATGTTTGTTGGTTTAACTTATTCAAGAAAAATTGCTGAGAAACATAGCTTTGGTGTTACTGCTATTGCTGCTTACCAATATTTTGAAGCTAAAGGATTAGGTGCTTTTGGACAAAATGGAATGTCAAGTGATATGACCAAATTAACAGATAATGGTCATGATAACGCATTTGGAGTAGGATTTAAGTTAGGTTACCTAGGTCAATTAAGCGAAAAACTGAGTATTGGTGCTAGCTACCAAACGATGGTATATATGAGTGAGTTTGATGATTATGCTGGTCTTTTTGCAGAGCAGGGAGATTTTAATATTCCATCAACTTGGACTGTAGGTTTAGCATATCAAGCTAATGAGAATTGGGTATTTGCAGCAGATTTCAAGCGTATTAATTATAAGGATGTTGCGTCTGTTTCTAATAAAATGCGTACTCCAATGGATCCTGCATTTACTCCTCTAGGTTCTGATAAAGGTGCTGGTTTTGGTTGGGAAGATATCAACGTTATTAAAGTTGGTGCTGAGTATGCTGGGATTGATACTTGGACTTTAAGAGCTGGTTATTCACATTGTGATCAACCTATTAAAAAATCAGAAGTTTTATTTAATATTTTAGCTCCTGGTATCATCGAAGATCATATCACAATTGGTTGCTCTAAAGCAATTGGAGATTCTGGAAAAGCGCTTCACCTTGCATTGGTATATGCTATGCCTGCAAGTGTAAAAGGTTATAACCCAATGGATTTTGATGCTGCTCAAGCTATGCAAGGAAATATGGTTCCTAATCAAACAATTGAGTTAGAAATGAATCAAATCGAAGTAGAGATTGCATTTACTTTCTAG
- a CDS encoding YeeE/YedE thiosulfate transporter family protein, producing the protein MNEVKKTKYWNPYIGGIMLGLVLLSANFISGRGLGASGAIKSAVVTTVNTVMPSHAENSAFYSEYNESHPGNPMKSWLVFQVFGVLVGGFLSGTFAKRLKFKVEHSPKISSKRRLIFALLGGALFGFGSQLGRGCTSGSALSGMAVLSLGGFITMACIFGTAFALAYFFRKNWI; encoded by the coding sequence ATGAACGAAGTAAAGAAAACTAAATATTGGAACCCATATATCGGTGGTATAATGCTGGGTTTGGTTCTTTTATCTGCCAATTTTATTTCTGGTAGAGGACTAGGTGCTAGTGGAGCTATTAAAAGTGCAGTGGTTACTACGGTAAATACCGTTATGCCATCTCACGCTGAAAACTCTGCTTTTTATTCAGAATATAATGAGTCACATCCTGGTAACCCGATGAAATCATGGTTGGTTTTTCAAGTTTTTGGTGTTTTAGTGGGTGGATTTTTATCAGGAACTTTTGCGAAAAGATTAAAGTTTAAGGTGGAACATTCACCTAAAATCTCTTCAAAAAGAAGATTGATTTTTGCTCTGTTAGGTGGTGCTTTATTTGGATTTGGTTCTCAGTTAGGACGAGGTTGTACTTCAGGTTCTGCACTTAGCGGAATGGCCGTTTTATCCCTTGGTGGATTTATAACAATGGCCTGTATTTTCGGAACAGCATTTGCCTTGGCATATTTTTTTCGTAAAAACTGGATTTAA
- a CDS encoding 4Fe-4S dicluster domain-containing protein, with protein MRYAMAIDTKKCVGCSDCVVACQTENDVPIGYCRDWVVEVMDGTYPQLEMEIRSERCNHCENSPCVRCCPTGASHYGEGGIVLVTENKCIGCSACITSCPYDARFVHPKGYVDKCTFCLHRVKKGLQPACVAVCPTKCMYFGDLDDPRSEVSEILKKRKHKTLIPEAGTKPQLYFLI; from the coding sequence ATGAGATATGCAATGGCTATCGATACCAAAAAGTGTGTAGGCTGCAGCGACTGTGTAGTCGCTTGCCAAACGGAGAATGATGTGCCGATTGGTTACTGCCGCGACTGGGTTGTAGAGGTAATGGATGGAACCTACCCTCAGCTTGAAATGGAAATCCGTTCTGAGCGATGTAACCACTGTGAAAATTCACCTTGTGTGCGTTGTTGTCCAACAGGAGCCAGTCATTATGGCGAAGGTGGTATTGTACTTGTTACAGAAAATAAGTGTATAGGTTGTAGTGCTTGTATTACATCTTGTCCATATGATGCACGTTTTGTTCACCCTAAAGGATATGTAGATAAATGTACTTTCTGTTTGCACCGAGTGAAAAAAGGATTGCAGCCAGCTTGTGTTGCTGTTTGTCCTACAAAGTGTATGTATTTTGGCGATTTGGACGATCCCAGATCTGAAGTTTCAGAAATCTTGAAAAAGAGAAAGCATAAAACCTTAATTCCAGAGGCCGGTACAAAACCTCAATTGTATTTCCTAATCTGA
- a CDS encoding phosphoenolpyruvate carboxykinase (ATP) gives MNVIEISMIEDLKKSLQKHSNLRENISREELISQAVENKEAIVTNNGTLATWTPAHSTGRSPKDTYIVKNPESELHIDWSSANNIGMNPQTFALILEDALKVIDKKETLFTTDRVIGADSKFALPVKTICDKALNQVFIDNMFRPIPEDLNKSVFADDEFFLIALPNDKLDKDRYKGLVRDMPNGETSDICVVVDFDKKIGIVYGSSYMGSMKKLMFTVMNYYLPFKGVLPLHCSANEGKNGDSALLLGLSGTGKTTLSADPERALLGDDEHGWSDNGIFNFENGCYAKMIDIKPENEPEIYKAVMHDAEYTKHGSIIENAMIYPNGDIDFFDARYTPNSRASYPLSFLENIKESSVSGHPNTILFLTADAYGVIPPISKLTKEQAMLWFLMGYTSKLAGTETGVTEPQATFSRFFGQPFMPCNPNIYAEMLGEKMEQHNTNVFLINTGWSGGSYGTGSRIKLKYTRAMVDAALKGKLNSGEFIENKLFHVNVPTSCEGVPTEILSPVNTWKDKDKYQKTAEKLAMKFSKDFDKSYGQQNLDPNVISQCPGK, from the coding sequence ATGAACGTCATCGAAATCAGTATGATTGAAGATTTAAAAAAATCATTACAAAAGCACTCTAATCTTAGAGAAAATATCTCTAGAGAGGAACTTATTTCTCAGGCTGTAGAAAATAAGGAAGCTATCGTAACTAACAATGGGACATTGGCTACATGGACTCCAGCACATTCAACTGGAAGAAGTCCTAAAGACACTTACATTGTTAAAAATCCTGAAAGCGAATTGCATATTGACTGGTCTTCAGCCAATAATATCGGTATGAACCCGCAAACGTTTGCGTTAATTCTTGAAGATGCTTTAAAAGTAATCGATAAGAAAGAAACACTTTTCACAACCGACAGAGTAATTGGCGCTGATTCTAAATTTGCACTACCTGTAAAAACCATTTGCGACAAAGCCTTAAATCAGGTGTTTATAGACAATATGTTTAGACCAATACCTGAAGATCTAAACAAATCTGTTTTTGCCGACGATGAATTCTTTTTAATTGCTCTTCCTAATGATAAATTAGATAAAGATCGTTACAAAGGTTTGGTACGAGACATGCCAAATGGAGAAACTTCTGATATTTGTGTGGTAGTGGATTTTGATAAGAAAATTGGTATTGTTTATGGTTCCTCTTACATGGGAAGTATGAAGAAACTAATGTTTACTGTCATGAATTACTATTTACCATTTAAAGGAGTGTTACCATTACACTGTTCTGCTAATGAAGGAAAAAATGGTGATTCAGCACTTCTGCTAGGTCTTTCGGGAACAGGTAAAACAACTTTATCAGCAGATCCTGAAAGAGCATTATTAGGTGATGATGAGCACGGATGGAGTGATAATGGTATTTTCAACTTTGAAAATGGTTGTTATGCAAAAATGATTGATATCAAGCCAGAAAATGAGCCTGAAATTTACAAGGCTGTTATGCACGATGCCGAGTATACAAAACATGGTTCTATCATCGAGAATGCAATGATATATCCTAATGGAGATATTGACTTTTTTGATGCTCGCTATACTCCAAATTCAAGAGCTAGTTATCCATTGTCGTTCCTTGAAAACATAAAAGAAAGTTCAGTTTCTGGGCATCCAAATACGATCTTGTTCTTAACTGCTGATGCTTATGGTGTTATTCCTCCAATTTCGAAACTGACTAAGGAACAAGCTATGCTTTGGTTCTTAATGGGATATACCTCAAAATTGGCAGGTACCGAAACCGGAGTTACTGAGCCTCAAGCTACATTCTCTAGATTTTTCGGTCAACCTTTTATGCCTTGCAATCCAAACATATACGCTGAAATGCTAGGTGAAAAGATGGAACAACACAACACAAATGTTTTCCTTATCAACACTGGCTGGAGCGGTGGTTCTTATGGTACCGGTTCAAGAATAAAACTAAAGTATACCAGAGCTATGGTAGATGCAGCTTTAAAGGGGAAATTAAATTCTGGAGAATTTATTGAAAACAAACTTTTCCATGTTAATGTACCTACAAGTTGTGAAGGTGTACCAACAGAAATTCTTAGTCCTGTTAACACTTGGAAAGACAAAGATAAATATCAGAAAACGGCTGAAAAATTAGCCATGAAATTTTCAAAAGACTTTGACAAATCCTATGGTCAACAAAATCTTGATCCTAATGTAATTTCTCAATGTCCTGGTAAATAA
- a CDS encoding DinB family protein yields MQILSASKTIINQLINLCEDLSEEQYSASLDLLMHNSIGKHIRHIVEFYDILKDSCLQKSELSYDRREHCSRTEKKKCVAVDRFNEVLNWFDQINSDAQLKLIVSYDKLQKDGFAINTSLERELVYNIEHAIHHMAIIRIAIEKEFTDIKLNDDFGIAYSTIRFRDDLCAR; encoded by the coding sequence ATGCAAATCTTATCAGCATCTAAAACCATTATAAATCAGCTAATAAATTTATGCGAAGATTTATCAGAGGAGCAATATTCTGCTTCGCTAGATCTTTTAATGCATAATTCAATAGGCAAGCACATTCGTCATATTGTTGAATTCTATGATATTTTAAAGGACAGCTGCCTTCAAAAAAGTGAATTAAGTTACGATAGGCGAGAGCATTGCTCTAGAACAGAAAAGAAAAAGTGTGTGGCCGTGGATAGATTCAATGAGGTTTTGAATTGGTTTGATCAAATAAATTCTGATGCTCAACTAAAGCTGATCGTGAGTTACGATAAACTTCAAAAAGACGGTTTTGCCATAAATACTAGTTTAGAAAGAGAATTGGTTTATAATATCGAGCATGCAATTCATCATATGGCAATTATTCGAATCGCAATAGAAAAGGAATTTACTGATATTAAGCTGAATGATGATTTTGGGATCGCCTATTCGACCATTAGATTTAGAGATGATTTATGTGCACGTTAA
- a CDS encoding NRDE family protein encodes MCTLTYIPIGSEDFYFTTNRDESPLREALFPKIYQIDSGEVLFPKDKLAEGTWMMCHEKGFSSCLLNGAFEKHEHKPPYRISRGVMVLEYGNYSSVKDFISNFSFNNIEPFTFIVLNYVNERVLEEVRWDGVSVHYRKLDTAKSYIWSSSTLYNKGARSMRQKWFDDWLTKTTVFSKETILNFHTQTGKDDPINGIVMNRKEKVKTLCVTQIRKEENVLQMSYYDFEMKKLTDYPFK; translated from the coding sequence ATGTGCACGTTAACTTATATCCCAATTGGTTCTGAAGACTTTTACTTTACGACAAATAGAGATGAAAGTCCTTTAAGAGAGGCTTTGTTTCCTAAAATATATCAAATAGATAGTGGTGAGGTTCTATTTCCAAAGGATAAACTGGCAGAGGGAACTTGGATGATGTGTCACGAGAAAGGATTCTCTTCGTGTTTACTGAATGGAGCTTTCGAAAAACACGAGCACAAACCTCCCTATCGAATAAGTAGAGGTGTTATGGTTTTGGAGTACGGCAATTATTCTTCAGTTAAAGATTTTATATCAAATTTTTCCTTTAATAATATTGAACCATTTACATTTATTGTATTAAACTATGTAAACGAAAGAGTTTTAGAAGAAGTACGATGGGATGGTGTATCGGTTCATTATCGGAAATTGGATACAGCAAAATCTTATATCTGGTCATCATCAACCTTATATAACAAAGGTGCAAGAAGTATGCGTCAAAAATGGTTTGATGACTGGTTGACAAAAACGACCGTTTTTTCTAAGGAAACTATTTTAAACTTTCACACTCAAACAGGAAAGGATGACCCGATTAATGGGATCGTGATGAATAGAAAAGAGAAGGTGAAAACACTTTGTGTAACTCAGATAAGAAAAGAGGAGAATGTGCTTCAGATGTCATATTACGACTTTGAGATGAAGAAGTTGACAGATTATCCTTTTAAATAA
- a CDS encoding molybdopterin-containing oxidoreductase family protein has protein sequence MNSRRQFLKISSLSAAGLIFGGGLLDAFAENLVKKNPSHFKGPFDFVRTPTYCEVCFWKCAGWVYKDENGRIKKIIGNNDDPNCNGRFCPRGTGGVGMYNDEDRLKTPLIRTEERGEQTFREASWDEAFDYIAAKLQKVKKEHGPESLALFSHGSGGKYFGKVLKGLGSNNIAAPSYAQCRGPREVAFLATYGQGINSPENTDIRDTKCLVLIGSHLGENMHNGQVQEMSDAIDKGATIITVDPRFSTVASKSKFWLPIKPSTDMALLLTWMNVIINEELYDKKYVEKYCYGFDQLKEHVQQYTPEWAYGVTTLKPQQIRETARAMADAAPAVIVHPGRHVTWYGDDTQRLRAVAILNALLGSWGRRGGYYNPEKASVPHFKLPDFPKPSKNWRDAMGGKYELADLALASGVCDASIPSPEMSCAIKAWIVNGTNLINTLPNQANTLKAIQELDLIAVVDTMPMEITGYADVVLPECTYLERYDSLRVSQGREPSIALRMPAVDPKYNTKPAYWMAREIAKRLDLLDYFPFENLEDEIDWELQQVGTSLEEMQRIGVKRIKREYDDLYFEKNEDIEFDTNTGKIELYSTALAEEGFEPIPVFVQHPEPQEGFYRLIYGRAPMHTFSRTANNPNLTDLMDENTLWVNPKVAKEWDLKNDQYVYLENQDGIISDFSIKVRVTERIRFDSVYMVHGFGHADKRMKRCFGKGISDTQLISNVMIDPIMGGTGMRGNFVTFRFDNKKEA, from the coding sequence ATGAATAGCAGAAGACAATTTTTAAAAATTAGTTCTTTAAGCGCTGCTGGATTAATATTTGGAGGAGGCCTGCTAGATGCTTTCGCCGAAAATCTTGTGAAAAAAAATCCCTCTCATTTTAAAGGGCCATTCGATTTTGTGCGTACACCAACCTACTGTGAAGTCTGTTTTTGGAAGTGTGCAGGATGGGTGTATAAAGATGAGAATGGTCGCATAAAGAAAATCATTGGAAACAATGATGATCCTAATTGTAATGGACGTTTTTGCCCTCGAGGTACCGGCGGTGTTGGTATGTATAATGATGAGGATAGACTAAAAACACCTTTGATTAGAACAGAGGAAAGAGGCGAGCAGACCTTTCGTGAAGCTAGCTGGGATGAAGCCTTCGACTATATAGCTGCAAAACTGCAGAAAGTCAAAAAGGAGCATGGTCCGGAATCATTAGCTCTGTTTTCGCACGGATCCGGAGGGAAATATTTTGGTAAAGTATTAAAGGGATTAGGTTCTAATAACATAGCAGCTCCGTCTTATGCTCAGTGTAGAGGACCTCGTGAGGTTGCTTTTCTTGCAACTTATGGACAAGGGATTAATTCACCTGAGAATACCGATATTCGGGATACGAAATGCTTGGTATTAATAGGTTCTCACTTAGGTGAAAACATGCACAATGGTCAGGTTCAGGAGATGTCTGATGCCATTGATAAAGGTGCGACGATTATTACTGTAGATCCCCGTTTTTCGACGGTGGCAAGTAAATCAAAATTTTGGTTGCCAATTAAGCCATCTACTGATATGGCTTTACTTTTAACTTGGATGAACGTCATCATTAACGAAGAACTTTACGATAAAAAATACGTAGAGAAATACTGTTATGGTTTTGACCAATTAAAAGAACACGTTCAGCAATATACGCCTGAGTGGGCTTATGGTGTAACAACACTTAAGCCGCAACAAATTAGAGAAACAGCACGTGCTATGGCTGATGCTGCTCCTGCTGTTATTGTGCATCCGGGGCGACATGTAACCTGGTACGGTGATGATACCCAAAGATTGAGAGCTGTAGCTATTCTTAATGCCTTATTAGGTAGTTGGGGAAGAAGAGGTGGATACTATAATCCGGAAAAAGCTTCTGTACCTCATTTTAAACTTCCAGACTTTCCAAAACCAAGTAAAAATTGGAGAGATGCGATGGGAGGGAAGTATGAATTGGCAGATTTAGCCTTGGCATCTGGTGTTTGTGATGCATCTATACCTAGTCCGGAAATGAGTTGTGCTATTAAAGCTTGGATTGTTAACGGAACTAATTTAATTAACACTTTACCCAATCAAGCTAATACACTTAAGGCAATTCAGGAACTTGATTTAATAGCTGTGGTTGATACCATGCCAATGGAAATAACTGGTTATGCTGATGTGGTTTTACCTGAATGTACTTATCTAGAGCGTTACGATTCTTTAAGAGTATCACAAGGCAGAGAGCCAAGCATTGCACTTAGAATGCCAGCTGTAGACCCTAAATATAATACGAAGCCAGCCTATTGGATGGCTAGAGAAATAGCTAAAAGACTTGACTTATTAGATTATTTCCCATTTGAGAATCTTGAAGATGAAATTGATTGGGAACTTCAGCAGGTTGGTACTTCATTGGAGGAGATGCAACGAATTGGTGTTAAGCGAATCAAACGTGAGTATGACGATTTGTATTTTGAGAAAAATGAAGATATCGAATTCGATACCAATACAGGTAAGATTGAGCTTTATTCTACAGCACTTGCTGAAGAAGGATTTGAGCCAATACCAGTATTCGTTCAGCATCCTGAGCCTCAGGAAGGTTTCTACCGTTTGATATACGGACGTGCACCCATGCATACTTTTAGTCGTACAGCTAATAATCCGAATTTAACTGACTTGATGGATGAAAATACCCTTTGGGTGAATCCTAAAGTGGCTAAGGAGTGGGATTTGAAAAATGATCAATATGTTTATCTGGAAAATCAAGATGGCATTATTTCCGATTTCTCAATTAAGGTAAGAGTAACCGAGCGTATTCGTTTCGACTCAGTTTATATGGTTCATGGTTTTGGACATGCTGATAAGAGAATGAAACGTTGTTTCGGTAAGGGTATTAGTGATACTCAACTTATCTCTAATGTAATGATCGACCCAATTATGGGAGGAACAGGTATGAGAGGGAATTTTGTAACATTCAGATTTGATAATAAAAAGGAGGCCTAA
- a CDS encoding molybdenum cofactor guanylyltransferase codes for MSGSRKVTGIILSGGKSSRMGTEKGLVEHKGKRLIEYPIEALQAICDQLVISSNKDCYSYLNIPVVADEIKDCGPIGGIYSCMKAIKSDFYAVISCDVPNVPEQLFLDMLSNIMDANFICPIDDTDRRQPLISIFNSSCLPIIEKELLSGNYKMMELLDLLNGKSFIIAHELAYYSSKLFLNANSPKDINAL; via the coding sequence ATGAGTGGATCAAGAAAAGTGACGGGAATTATTTTATCTGGTGGTAAAAGCTCAAGAATGGGAACTGAAAAAGGATTAGTTGAGCACAAAGGAAAAAGACTAATTGAATATCCTATTGAAGCTTTACAAGCAATTTGTGATCAGCTTGTGATAAGTTCAAATAAGGATTGTTATTCCTATTTAAATATTCCAGTTGTAGCTGATGAAATAAAAGATTGTGGACCAATAGGTGGAATCTATTCATGTATGAAGGCTATCAAATCTGATTTTTATGCTGTCATTTCTTGTGATGTTCCTAATGTTCCAGAACAATTATTTTTAGATATGCTTTCAAATATCATGGATGCTAATTTTATATGTCCTATAGATGATACAGATAGAAGACAACCACTAATCTCTATTTTTAACTCATCTTGTTTACCGATAATTGAAAAGGAACTGTTATCAGGTAATTATAAAATGATGGAATTACTAGATTTACTTAATGGTAAGTCGTTTATAATTGCGCATGAACTGGCATATTATAGCTCTAAATTATTTTTAAATGCTAATTCTCCGAAGGATATTAACGCACTCTAA
- a CDS encoding rhodanese-like domain-containing protein, whose protein sequence is MKMRLILASVLIPLGIIIAAVPENTTKAYKLTAEELLVEAQEGAQFMSTDEIADALVQKDPSFRLIDVRAQDEYEKFHLPNAINIPLTDILSDEWADYLDQDVKMNIFYSNGNLKSNEAWMITRQLGFENNYVMQGGLNYWAETIMNPTAPASTSPDDEIAKYDFRKGASMALGGGSAVISNAKASTTVKPKIKKRKKKKKVAGGC, encoded by the coding sequence ATGAAAATGAGATTGATATTAGCCTCAGTTTTAATTCCTTTAGGAATTATAATAGCTGCAGTACCAGAAAATACAACAAAAGCTTATAAGTTAACTGCTGAAGAGTTACTTGTAGAAGCGCAGGAGGGGGCTCAGTTTATGAGTACTGACGAAATTGCTGATGCTTTGGTTCAGAAAGATCCATCTTTTCGATTGATTGATGTACGTGCTCAAGATGAGTATGAAAAATTCCATTTACCAAATGCAATCAATATCCCATTAACAGATATTTTATCAGACGAATGGGCCGACTATCTGGATCAAGATGTAAAAATGAATATATTCTATTCTAACGGGAATCTAAAATCTAACGAAGCATGGATGATTACGCGTCAGTTAGGGTTTGAGAACAATTACGTGATGCAGGGTGGTTTAAATTATTGGGCAGAAACAATTATGAACCCAACGGCCCCGGCATCTACGAGTCCTGATGATGAGATTGCCAAGTACGATTTTCGTAAAGGTGCGAGTATGGCATTAGGTGGTGGTAGTGCAGTCATTTCGAATGCAAAAGCCAGTACTACAGTAAAACCAAAAATCAAGAAAAGAAAAAAGAAGAAAAAAGTAGCTGGGGGATGTTAA
- the nrfD gene encoding NrfD/PsrC family molybdoenzyme membrane anchor subunit: protein MREEIIVSGRNNPLIDPQLHIWHWEIPTYLFLGGLAAGLLFFAALYYLRGKESEYSTAVKIAPMLAPIALVLGLIALFLDLHHKLYFWRLYTTIKLESPMSWGAWTLMLVTPLSMLWCALHIKELFPKWDWKFDIIKDVLAFFEKQKIVLAWIMLISSAILGIYTGILFSAFNARPLWNTSILGPLFLASGLSAGSAITIWLSKNHDERKRFAQLDLMIIGVELFLIVHMFMGFLASSQVQIEAANLFLGGPYTAPFWIFVVILGMIVPAILEILELRKFKIPVVIPVVLVLFGSLMLRFIIAYAGQASRWLY, encoded by the coding sequence ATGCGTGAAGAAATAATTGTTAGTGGTAGAAATAACCCGCTTATCGATCCCCAACTTCATATTTGGCATTGGGAGATTCCAACTTATTTATTTTTGGGAGGTTTAGCGGCTGGATTACTATTTTTTGCGGCTTTGTATTATCTAAGAGGCAAAGAAAGTGAATACAGCACAGCAGTTAAAATTGCACCTATGTTGGCTCCAATAGCATTAGTTCTCGGATTGATTGCTCTATTTTTAGATCTGCACCACAAGCTTTATTTTTGGAGACTCTACACAACTATTAAGTTGGAATCGCCAATGTCGTGGGGTGCATGGACTTTAATGTTAGTGACACCATTATCAATGCTATGGTGTGCCCTGCATATTAAAGAATTATTCCCAAAGTGGGATTGGAAATTTGATATCATAAAAGATGTTCTGGCTTTCTTCGAAAAGCAAAAGATCGTTTTGGCTTGGATCATGTTAATTTCATCTGCTATACTTGGTATATATACCGGAATTCTATTTTCAGCCTTTAATGCACGTCCACTTTGGAACACGTCCATCTTAGGACCATTGTTTTTAGCTTCGGGATTATCAGCAGGTTCTGCTATCACCATCTGGTTATCGAAAAATCATGATGAGAGAAAACGTTTTGCTCAGTTAGATCTAATGATTATTGGAGTTGAGTTATTCTTAATTGTCCACATGTTCATGGGATTCTTAGCAAGTTCACAAGTTCAAATCGAAGCGGCTAATTTATTCTTAGGAGGCCCTTATACAGCTCCTTTCTGGATTTTTGTTGTTATTCTGGGAATGATTGTTCCGGCAATACTTGAGATTTTAGAACTGCGTAAATTTAAAATACCAGTTGTTATTCCAGTTGTTTTGGTTTTGTTCGGTAGCTTAATGTTACGATTCATTATCGCCTATGCTGGTCAGGCAAGTCGCTGGCTTTATTAA
- a CDS encoding YeeE/YedE thiosulfate transporter family protein, whose product MGPLVVNEFISPDTNLFLAFLIGIGFGFVLESSGFSSSRKLAGMFYGYDTTVLKVFFTAAITALVGMLFFSLFGWVDLDLIYINPTFLHSAIVGGVIMGVGFIMGGFCPGTAFCAISIGKLDALAFIGGLFLGIVIFTEGYPLFEELYKAEFIGAPTMNEILDIPRGVFALGLILVAFGMFWVGEWAEKKFPREEY is encoded by the coding sequence ATGGGACCATTAGTAGTAAATGAATTTATTTCTCCGGACACGAACCTGTTCTTAGCCTTTTTAATAGGTATTGGTTTCGGATTCGTATTAGAATCAAGTGGCTTTTCATCCAGCAGAAAATTAGCTGGTATGTTTTACGGTTACGACACAACAGTATTAAAAGTCTTTTTTACGGCGGCTATTACAGCACTGGTAGGCATGTTATTTTTCAGCCTTTTTGGCTGGGTCGATCTAGATCTAATTTATATTAATCCAACATTCTTACATTCTGCTATTGTAGGAGGTGTAATTATGGGTGTTGGCTTTATTATGGGTGGCTTTTGCCCTGGAACAGCCTTTTGTGCTATCTCAATTGGTAAGCTTGATGCACTAGCATTTATTGGCGGACTTTTCTTGGGAATCGTTATTTTTACAGAAGGTTATCCTCTGTTCGAAGAGCTTTACAAAGCTGAGTTTATTGGTGCTCCAACTATGAATGAAATATTGGATATTCCAAGAGGAGTGTTCGCACTTGGATTGATACTGGTTGCATTCGGTATGTTTTGGGTTGGTGAATGGGCTGAAAAGAAATTTCCTAGGGAGGAGTATTAA